DNA from Vicinamibacterales bacterium:
TCTTCTTGGTCGACGCGTTGACGGTGAAGGTCTCGTCCTTCGCGGTCTTGCCCGTGCCCTTGGTGATCACGAGCGAGCTGTCGCTCGACGACTTGACCACGCCCGAGGTGGTGTGGCTGGCCACCGCCTTGGTGGTTTCCTTGGTCGCGGCCTTCTTGTCGGCCTTCGGTGCGGTCGTGGTGGCGGGGGCCTGGGCGAAACCGATGGCCGGAACCGCGAGAGCCACGGTGAGAATTGCTGCCTTGGTGAACATACGCATGATGAGTACTGCCTCCTCTAGGCGCGAAATCGCGCTGCACGTATTTCAGCGCATGCAGGTGAGGGGAGTATGAAGCGAAGATTAAATCTTGTTAATCCGCGTCATCCCGACAGCGCGGATCTGGGGCCGCGATCGGTTACAGGCTCTTCAGTTTCACGGTGAACCTGGCGCCGACCCCAGGCGTTCCCGCTGCCGAGACGGCGCCGTTGTGCCGATCGACGATCCATTTGACCAGGCTCAGGCCGAGACCGACCCCGAATCCTCCCGCCGACCTCGCCGGATCGCCGCGATAGAAACGCTCGAACACGTGCGGCACCACATCAGGCGTCATCCCGATGCCGGTGTCGCTCACCTCGAGGATGGCGCACTGCTCGTCCTCGCTCAGCCGTACGGTGACGCTGCCCCCAGGCGGCGTGAACTTGAACGCGTTGTCGAGCAGGTTGAGGAGCAGCCGCTCGATCCACGACGCGTCACCGGCAATCATCGGGGACGCCGCGATCTCGGCGACGAGCGACAGCCCCTGGGCCTGCGCCACCGGCTCGAGCTGCTCGACGACCGAGCTGACGAGCGGTGCCAGCGACACCGGCTCGTGCGCCAGCGGAATCTGTCCCGACTCGGCGCGCGCCACCGTCAGCAGCTGGTCGATCAGCCGCTTGAGCTTGTCGAGCTCCTCGAGCTGGCTCGCGAAGATTTGGCGCTGCTCCTCGGTGGCGCCGGCCTTCATCGACGCCAGCTCTATCTCGCCGCGCAGCGCCGCGATCGGCGTGCGCAGCTCGTGCGCGATCGCCGTGCTGAACTGGCGCATCTCGCCGACGGCATCCTCGACGCGCGCCAGCGTGTCGTTGAAGGCGTTGGCGACCTGGTCGAGCTCGTCGCCGGTGCCGCGGACCGGGAGCCGCTGCTCCAGGTTGGCGGCGTCGATCGTCCGCGCCGCGCCGGCGAACCGCGCCAGGGGAGCCAGCGCGACGCCCGCCATCCAGCGGCCGGCCAGCACGGCGACGATCAGCCCGGCCGGCATGCCCCACAGCAGGAGCTGCAGGAAGCGCCGCAGCGCGGCGTCGGACGGCGCCAGCGAAATGCCGACCTGGAGCAGATAGACGTCCGACGGATTGTCGCCGGTGATCACTGAGTTGGCGAGCCGGATCCGGCCGTAGTCGGTCTGGAGGTCGTGGAAATCGACATCGTGAAACGATCGGTCGCGCAGCGATCGCACTTCCTGCGGCGTGAACAGCACTCCGAGCGGC
Protein-coding regions in this window:
- a CDS encoding ATP-binding protein gives rise to the protein MKTKFGLRTRLTVFYTLVFGVLLMALATLSFRVLKQQLDSDATATLTEMTNGLHGYLRFDESTPSIVYDNSDPNESEFVQRATRFYQIYDATTGALLTQSDALEPLGVLFTPQEVRSLRDRSFHDVDFHDLQTDYGRIRLANSVITGDNPSDVYLLQVGISLAPSDAALRRFLQLLLWGMPAGLIVAVLAGRWMAGVALAPLARFAGAARTIDAANLEQRLPVRGTGDELDQVANAFNDTLARVEDAVGEMRQFSTAIAHELRTPIAALRGEIELASMKAGATEEQRQIFASQLEELDKLKRLIDQLLTVARAESGQIPLAHEPVSLAPLVSSVVEQLEPVAQAQGLSLVAEIAASPMIAGDASWIERLLLNLLDNAFKFTPPGGSVTVRLSEDEQCAILEVSDTGIGMTPDVVPHVFERFYRGDPARSAGGFGVGLGLSLVKWIVDRHNGAVSAAGTPGVGARFTVKLKSL